In the genome of Paenibacillus pabuli, the window CAAAAGACCCAGTGACCCTGATCCTACAACGTCAATGATCATGCTGCATCCCTACCTCTGCTCCAATAGTTGCTTTTATCTATAATAGAACAAAAACATCAAACAAAAAACCCATCATACCTACCGTTATGTAACGGAGGTGTGACGGGCCCTAATCTAATGCTGAACATCAAACACATTTTGCTTTTATTCAATTCGTTCCAGATTTCCGTTGGCGTCCATTTTGAATCTCGTTTTGAGTTCCTCTTCTTCTTCTGTCAGAAATGCGAGTCTGCGAGCACGATCCATAATCTGAATCAGTGCTTTATAGTCGTCGTTTACCACACGATAATCGGTCTGTACTTCATTCACTTCCTTAGAAAGGCGATCATTTTCACAACGCAGTTCATGAAGTTCATCCTCTTTTTCACGAAGCTCTTTCTCAAGCATTTTGAGCTGGCGGCCGTTTTCCTGAACAGTTCCCTTCCATTGCCGCAAGAATCGTATCACTGCATCAATGGATAAAGAGTCTTCCGAAATCCCATCCGCTTTGTACAGATTTTCTTCTGTATCGAGTGTGGACAAAGCTGCTACCTGTGGTCCAAGCAAAGCCGGTTGTTTGCGGAGATAACTCCGTTTTTGTCGTTGAGCCTTAGCATTGCTAATAGCAGACTCATACTTCTTACGAACACAGCTGTTCCAGCGAAAACCGCAAGCGGCAGAAGTTCTGCCTATTTTTTCGCCAACCTCTTCAAAAGCAGCCAGTTGTGTACTTCCTTCCCGAATATGACGCAAAGTAACCTCAGCCAAAATCAAATCGTCCTCTGTACTCCAAGCATCCTGTCTCACTGCAGTCA includes:
- a CDS encoding RsfA family transcriptional regulator, producing the protein MTAVRQDAWSTEDDLILAEVTLRHIREGSTQLAAFEEVGEKIGRTSAACGFRWNSCVRKKYESAISNAKAQRQKRSYLRKQPALLGPQVAALSTLDTEENLYKADGISEDSLSIDAVIRFLRQWKGTVQENGRQLKMLEKELREKEDELHELRCENDRLSKEVNEVQTDYRVVNDDYKALIQIMDRARRLAFLTEEEEELKTRFKMDANGNLERIE